A stretch of DNA from Sugiyamaella lignohabitans strain CBS 10342 chromosome B, complete sequence:
TCTGAAGGCAACTTCTAAGACAAGTTCTTCATCCAATCCTAGTCATATTATGTTAGAAACAACTATTATGTTCTATGGCAAACTGGGTCTATTGTCGTCCAAATAGGGCTCTTACAAATGCCTACCAAACTTCAATTTCCGACTTCAAACTCTTCATTGGACAACAGTTTTACTCTTTCCCACGAAAATTCGTTTTTGGCCAGGGTGAATAACTAATTTCTTGGCTCAAAGTGATACTCAGGGAGTCAAATAAGTTCCTCTTTAGAATGATCGGGTGGGCAAGTCCTTGTGTCTAGGCTTCGAATCTAACCTTAACGCGTAATTTAGATGCTTTAATGTGTTGCAATAGTACCGGAAAAGACGGCTTTCAGATCATTTTGTCAGATTATAGTTATAGATCTGTTTTAATTGGAACTTATGAACATACACGCGTACTAAGGGAGTCCCTCAGTGTACTCACAATGTATTTCAGTAGCTGTTTATTCCAGTTCCTTGGACACATTCTCTGTCAGAGTAATATGGAACCTGAGCTTTTGCCCTTGTACTTGGTAGTGACTATAAATCTAGGTATTGCTCATGGTTTAGTTTCTCctggtttatttatagcTGGTAGTGGTTCTACTAAATGATAAAATGATATGGATGAGCTTGCGGGTCAGATTAGTTATATTCACATGGTTGTGGTCAAGCTAaattttatattatttatcaaaatatgattgatattCTGGTTGCTCGTGTGAAGTGAGGACTAATCAATAAGAGagagtttatttatatatttttctatatatttttctatAAGTCAAGAAACTTAGGTTCATAACTATCTCTTTAATTGTTCGTATAAGTGAAGTCACATCTCGACCATCCCAACTGGAACCAGAGCCAATCTCGCCAGTAATCTCAACCACCACATAGTCTGTAGACATCTTATACCATACTACCTACAGAATGTTCTTAACTGCTCTTGCTAACTTACGCAATCCTTGGCACCTTGGTTATTTCACCGCTGCTTCATGGTCTCACTGTAGTACAGCACGGGTCTGAACAAAAATCTCACTTACCGGTCTGCAAAAACCTGTACCTGGTTAATGTGCCGGATTCCAAGGAACACCACATTAGTGGAAGTTCGCTCAAAGAAATAACTAAGATTTGTTACTTGACAACCGCTCAGTAGCAAACTCTGCTGTTGTGGATACATGGAAAAGGAGAATTGAGTGTGGGTGTTCGTGCGAAAGATACACACTCAAGCATGTGGTATAAGCTGATATTCGGTCGGGAAGGTTACAATTTGTACCTTTGTTCTTTTGCCCTTTATAGAGAGGGTTGGAGTTTGTGAGCCGGTTTATTTAATGGAGACATTCAAGCGAGAGAGCTTTTCAGCGATATATCGGTTAGTTTAGTGCACCTTATGCTAGAGCTTCCTCGGGCTGTCGGACCTGAAGTGTTGCTAGAATAACTAGTCCAATACATCAGTTAACACTAGAGTCAGAGAATAGTTGTCTTAGTTTCTTTTGGTGACAACGTGTGGCCCTAACATTTGTTTCGGGTCCGTAATAACTAATTGATGCACGGACAGATGCGAGCTCTTTATTTACTTGTCTTCCATCTATACGTAATCCGGACAACCAACCAGCAGCTGATCTTAACACAGGTGCGATGTGTCGTTTGACACGAGAAACTTCACAGTACTGCATAACAATGACAAGTTATAATCTGCAAAAATTAGTTCTTTATCAGTTCCCAAAGCTGAGCCAGATAGATACCTATTGGATTTAGTAGAGCTTGGATATTTAGTCACAAATGAAGGAGAACTATGGATTTGAAATGAACACCTCTTTTCTGTCTTATTTTCGAAGAAAATTTTCTAGTACCCTGTCATTAGACCATGTGCTGCCCAACTAGAACGTGATATAATATAGAGCTATAGAAAACCCTACATTAATTTGTTTACCTTTTATTCAGACCAAGCTCACTGGGGTAGGCAAGGCATATTTGGCTCTTTATATAAAAGTTAAAATcattattttaattttgcTAGAGCCTACTAGCTATGTCAGTTACTAAGCCAAGTCTATCGTCAGAGTACTGCTAACCTCATAGATTTTCTGAATCTAAACCACGTTAAAAGCTACCTTGGTGTAATTCCACTGAGTTTTACAAGGATTATACTGCCCACGGAAGAACAAAATTTATTGactaatatatttatatcaatAAACAAGCTATCGTCAATTGGTTTCGATAGTATAAAGATAGTTCCGAAGATTCAGACGCACCTCAGTACAGGTCGCATATTATGTCTGCATAAGTAGATGCATACAACAGCCACAGTTTTGCAGCACTTGGTCGCAAAAAGTAAATTGAACGACCCTACCCCCCTCCAAAAGCTTCGCTTGACACCTCGTGCTACATATAAACGGCTATGGGCACACGACCGCACATTCAAACCTGTGCATACAGCCAGCTGCACGGGCATACAGTGGTCAGCTAGTAGCAGTAACAGGCGAGCTAAATCGGCAAGGCCAATGACACACATACAAGTTGCAAGGGGGTCTTTTTCGGACGGACTTTAAAACGGGTTTATTTTcaccttttttttgataCTCGATTTCCTTCTTCCAAATTTCGCGACATTTGCAAGGTGTACAGCAATTCTTCCTCGACTTGTTACTGTACCACTATAGCTACAGCGGAGAGGCTGAAAACGTGCTTAGTATTCCCAGCGCGATAAATTAAGTTTGGCGGCAGTTTGAAAAACGCTGGCTGGCAGGCTCATTGGCGATACAGCACCAATAGACTGAAGGCCTCCACGCCCATTCATTTGTTATAACAGCAATACAAAATAGAATAAGATACTGGAGTGAAACAACATCAATATCCAGATTTGCTCATCTCCCGTCATCGATAGGGACTGGACTTAAACACTCCCCCCTGTTTCAGAAGCGATAGATAGTTTGTCGGGTGACTGGTGGCTGAGATGAAGTATGGAAAGTATCTGGCCAAGCGCCAGCTGGATTTGCCAGAGTACTCGCATTATTTCATAAATTACAAAGCTTTGAAGAAGGTATGAATTTTTGCTGTGATCAATATGAGTGAACGCAAGCTCGCTCCCGTAGAGTGTAACTAACGAATTATAGCTTATCAAATCGCTTTCTGTGCCTACGAAGGCCGGCGGTACCCCTGGCAGAGAAATAGAAAAGAGCCTACAAGACAACAAGGcaactttcttcttccaactAGAAAGAGAGCTGGAGAAGGTCAATAGCTTTTACCTACAAAAAGAGGCCGAACTGAAGGTGCGTATGAACATATTATGtgagaagaaacaggcTGCGTATAAAGCGGGGGCTctatcatcaaaatcatcagTAACATATATTTCCTTATATGAAGGGTTTCAAAGGTTTCGTAAGGATTTAGAACGGTTGGAACAATTCATTGAGCTAAATGGAACTGGATTTTCGAAAGTACTGAAGAAGTGGGATAAACGCTCCAAGAGTCACACCAAAGAGCTGTACCTGTCGCGAGCTGTTGATGTCCAGCCTGTATTCCACAGAGAGGAGCTAGCCAACTTTTCAGATGTAGCTAGCTCCAGTCTGATAGAGCTGGAAGCTTGGTCTGATGGTGATAATGTATTATTTGAAGAACAGCCCGGACAAGCATTAGATGTTAAGGACTTGCCAGGTGGATTAAGAGAACACGATGATCTATATAGAGAGTTTGTGCAGGCGACATCAACTTTGAAGCACAACAATGAGGTACAGGTGGAAGAGTTTGTTACCGATTTTGTTCACAAGCTCCAGCAAACAAAAGATGCAAAAGAAAGACTAACAAGGATTTTTCTGCTGGCCATTTCATCTGAAGCTGACAATCTTGCTTTGGCAGCTTTGTACAAGTCCGGGTTTGTCGATATCCACGCAGTAGACGAGTTCTCTGGAAAGACGTGTCTTCATAGAGCTGCTGCCACGGATAATAGGAGAGATCTGATCAATCTGGCACTCTCGCAGAACGTAGATGTCAGTATATCTGACGTTTACGGCAAAACTGCCTTGCACTATGCATGTTTAAACAATAGAAGAGAGCTCATTGCACCATTGCTCAAGCATGGTGCTGATATCGACGCTCTTGACAAGGATAATTTCTCTCCATTGTTACTCTCAATCGTACATAATTTTGCTGGATGTGTTGAAGACCTCGTGAATGCTGGAGCCAAACTTAAAGTTGACTCAGAAAAGGACTATATACCATTGAATTTAGCCTGTCAGTATGGCAATTATGACATTGTCAAGATCCTATTGGACAAGAATCCGACCGTCATCtctgctgatgttgaaggCTTATATCCTATTCATGTGGTGGCGAGAGCTGGTTTATATAAGCTGGTGCCATTATTGAAATCATACAATATAGACATGAATGAGCTGGATAAGTTAAATCAGTGGACCGCACTTTGTTATGCGGCCAGCGAGGGACATTATAGAACTGTCCGAGCACTTTtagatgctggtgctgatcCGACACTCCATGATGATAATGGATTTAGTGCGCTGTATCATGCCGCCTGGGAAGGTAGAGCAAGATGTACCTGGGAGTTGTCGCGAAACTTGTCTGGAGTGGTCGATACCTCGCGTAACGTTCATGGACCAGGCAATGATCAGTCTGGCTCTAATATTGAAGATACTCTAAATGATATGGAATTGTCCGAATCTACAGAATTGGATGTAATTCCTGATCTGTCGCTTCCTCCCCCTATTATTCCCCTTCAGCGATACGGTCACAATTTCTTGGATAACAAGAAAATTATTCTTCAATTGCTTTTCGATCCTTCAGCCAAACCTATCAACTTTCACAAGGATGAGGATGCCTTACCGGCTGGTAGATTGACTATTTCTACAAGAAATAGTTCTGATTTCATCCCCAGAAGCATAATTTTACCTATTTCAGACAACGATAGAGTGGTCACTTTTCAGGTGGAATCATTAGATACGTTTgcaattgattttgaagtttTTTCGACGTTCGGAACTAGAGTCATTGCCAAGACCTCTGTTTTGCCTTATGTGTTtaatgaaaacaaaaataacgGCAGCGAACACAGTTGCAGATTGCCAATGTTTGATGTACGTTTGAAGCCTGTCGGTGATTTGTCATTTAAATTCCAGATTGTACGCCCGTTCAGTGGTAAGCCACTTGAGATCACGAAATATGATACCTATTGGAAGTCGACTAGTCAAGTTGAGTCTCAACAACCACATCAATCGGTACAAGCAATGTCATTTGTTACAGCATCCTCCTTATCTGGTTCCTACAGCCAAGTGTCAGTTTGCTTAACTAAAGACTTTCATCCTGTCGTTTCAGACTCGTGGAGTATACTGGTGAATGGTATTGAGATTCCTATAGGCAATATTACTTTGGAAAACCTGTTACGGCTTCAATCTAGTGGAGATTTTGCTTTGTCATTGGATGAGATCTATGCTACTTTGTCAACACTAACTGACGCAAGACAATTGCATTCGGTAATCAAGGGGCGTGCAATCCCATTAAAGGATATCTTGGCCAAACTACCTATTCCAATTAAGCTCAATATTTGTGTCTTGTATCCTACTTCACTAGAAGTGTCGCTTTCTAACTTTGGTCTTCCTGCGTTTGCCGAAGTTAACGCATATGTTGATCACATTCTTACCATTCTGTTTGACCATGCTAGAGAGATACGTAAGGTGTCGGCTGATCCTGTCACTGGAGTTGGAATCTGTCGATCCCTGATATTCTCCTCCGCTAATCCTGACGTCTGTGCCGTGCTCAATTGGAAACAACCTAACTATCCCGTATTCTTTTACATGACAGGTTTTGATACATCTGGCAAACAGTACCGTAGTGCTCATGGATTCCCTATCGAGGGCGGCGAAGACCGGAGATGTGTTAGTATGAAGGATGCTACTAATTTTGCAGCTAATAATAACCTTCTTGGAATCATATGTAGTTCTGAGCTGCTGACGCTAGTGCCTAGTCTCGTACCCTCTGTTCGTGCAGCTGGATTGGTTCTGGTGTCAGACCTGAATGACACGAATGTGGATATACAAGCACAGGATGGTGTCGATGGTGTCCGCACTCATGATGTTCTCATATTTAAACAGACAATTGACATGTAATTGCAATACATCTTTATTCATATAAGAGCTCTTGAAAGctggtttttgtttgtagTCTTTTAGGCGTCTTGGGTGGCGATATTGTTTTAGTCACTCTGTAAACAGTTGCTTCACATTGGTCTCATCCAGGGCTAAATCGCATGAAGCATAAATCTTAGAACAGTGGAATTAGtagcaaaaataatatattaaataagTCATAAAAAATCGAATCCTATTACATCAAATTGAAATCATCTATCTCGTTACGATATTTCATGATATTTCTCTTGATCTTGCTCGAGTCTACCCAGGTTACAAAATCCTCCATATTTCTAGTTACTAGAAATGCAGAATCTGTGACAACCTGAGGGCCCACTCGCACATGGCCCTGTTCAACGAACTGGGTAGCTTCTGAAATGTTTTGAGCCATACGCAGTCTGCACATTACAACAGGCAGCCGCCTTCTACAGAAAGCAGAAACAGTCACTTTATTTTCTAGGTCAGAAACTTTGGGTTTGCCAGTTGGTGGGAAAATACCCATATTAAATAGCTTTTCGAGAAGAAGTTCTTCGTGCTTGAGACGGACAGGATCATGGGAATGTAACTGGGAGAGCTTGTGTGCCAGTTGACGGATATTACCGCATATTTTATTGTATTTGACATAATCATCTCTGTTCTGAATATGGTACATTCTCATGACTTGGGCATCTCTATGGCCGCCATCTTCTTTCCAGTCGAGAAAATCTACCTTTTTTAGCAATTTCTGCTCATGGTGTTTCAGTTTTCGAACCATTATGAGTTGTTTTAGAAGAGAGATCCAAATGAAATACAATAGACTCTTATAAATACTTTTGCCAAAGcaaataaatgaataaataaatagtgtGTAGATAGATTCTCTCGTTCGCAAACCTACTgacaaaatatatttttgtgaTCTGTGCATATCACCCATATAGGGTTTACACCCTAACATCGATCACCAAATTTCATCCCTCAAATTTCAGCTTCACGCTCGGGGCATGAAAATCCAGAAGCGAAGAGGTATAGTTGGAGCACTCTTGAGAGTCCAAACTGAAACATAAAGGTACCCCATGTCCGTCTATAGATCATTGACGCCGATTCTACGGTTATTTGTTAATAGTCCGAGTAAAGCAAATGCTTTGCCATCATTATCGAGATCATTCTCAGCATGTTCTATGAATCTGTCAAACATTGGAAACATGCCCATAGTGCTACCGGAAGGCGTTAAACTTTCAGTGgaacccaaaaaaattgatGACGTCTCATTATTCAGAATGAAGCTAGAAGACCAACGTGGCGGCAAACCGAAAATCCATATTACCAAAACTGCTACAATCACTGGACCAAATGGCACCGTAAAAGTTGATCTCGCAGATTTTGTGCAAGTAGAGCCTTCTGCTGAGTCTTCCGAGAAGATCCATGTGTCCGTTGTAAACTCTGATAAAAGAcaccaaaaacaaatgTGGGGTACTAGTCGGAGTCTTATTAGCAATGGTGTTGTGGGTGTCAGTGAGGGTCATCTATCTATTGTCAAGTTTGTTGGTACTGGGTTCCGTGCAATTTTGGAAAAAACTAAAGAGGGACGTGAGCAACTGAGTTTGAGAGTTGGATACTGTGTCCCAATTGTCATTAAGATCCCCAAGGATATTAAAG
This window harbors:
- the PHO81 gene encoding Pho81p (Cyclin-dependent kinase (CDK) inhibitor; regulates Pho80p-Pho85p and Pcl7p-Pho85p cyclin-CDK complexes in response to phosphate levels; inhibitory activity for Pho80p-Pho85p requires myo-D-inositol heptakisphosphate (IP7) generated by Vip1p; relative distribution to the nucleus increases upon DNA replication stress; GO_component: GO:0005737 - cytoplasm [Evidence IEA,IEA]; GO_component: GO:0005737 - cytoplasm [Evidence IDA] [PMID 14562095]; GO_component: GO:0005737 - cytoplasm [Evidence IDA] [PMID 22842922]; GO_component: GO:0005634 - nucleus [Evidence IEA,IEA]; GO_component: GO:0005634 - nucleus [Evidence IDA] [PMID 14562095]; GO_component: GO:0005634 - nucleus [Evidence IDA] [PMID 16611745]; GO_component: GO:0005634 - nucleus [Evidence IDA] [PMID 22842922]; GO_function: GO:0004861 - cyclin-dependent protein serine/threonine kinase inhibitor activity [Evidence IMP] [PMID 11069666]; GO_function: GO:0004861 - cyclin-dependent protein serine/threonine kinase inhibitor activity [Evidence IMP] [PMID 7939631]; GO_function: GO:0008081 - phosphoric diester hydrolase activity [Evidence IEA]; GO_process: GO:0006629 - lipid metabolic process [Evidence IEA]; GO_process: GO:0006796 - phosphate-containing compound metabolic process [Evidence IMP] [PMID 4570606]) is translated as MNILCEKKQAAYKAGALSSKSSVTYISLYEGFQRFRKDLERLEQFIELNGTGFSKVLKKWDKRSKSHTKELYLSRAVDVQPVFHREELANFSDVASSSLIELEAWSDGDNVLFEEQPGQALDVKDLPGGLREHDDLYREFVQATSTLKHNNEVQVEEFVTDFVHKLQQTKDAKERLTRIFLLAISSEADNLALAALYKSGFVDIHAVDEFSGKTCLHRAAATDNRRDLINLALSQNVDVSISDVYGKTALHYACLNNRRELIAPLLKHGADIDALDKDNFSPLLLSIVHNFAGCVEDLVNAGAKLKVDSEKDYIPLNLACQYGNYDIVKILLDKNPTVISADVEGLYPIHVVARAGLYKLVPLLKSYNIDMNELDKLNQWTALCYAASEGHYRTVRALLDAGADPTLHDDNGFSALYHAAWEGRARCTWELSRNLSGVVDTSRNVHGPGNDQSGSNIEDTLNDMELSESTELDVIPDLSLPPPIIPLQRYGHNFLDNKKIILQLLFDPSAKPINFHKDEDALPAGRLTISTRNSSDFIPRSIILPISDNDRVVTFQVESLDTFAIDFEVFSTFGTRVIAKTSVLPYVFNENKNNGSEHSCRLPMFDVRLKPVGDLSFKFQIVRPFSGKPLEITKYDTYWKSTSQVESQQPHQSVQAMSFVTASSLSGSYSQVSVCLTKDFHPVVSDSWSILVNGIEIPIGNITLENLLRLQSSGDFALSLDEIYATLSTLTDARQLHSVIKGRAIPLKDILAKLPIPIKLNICVLYPTSLEVSLSNFGLPAFAEVNAYVDHILTILFDHAREIRKVSADPVTGVGICRSLIFSSANPDVCAVLNWKQPNYPVFFYMTGFDTSGKQYRSAHGFPIEGGEDRRCVSMKDATNFAANNNLLGIICSSELLTLVPSLVPSVRAAGLVLVSDLNDTNVDIQAQDGVDGVRTHDVLIFKQTIDM
- the IMP3 gene encoding Imp3p (Component of the SSU processome; SSU processome is required for pre-18S rRNA processing, essential protein that interacts with Mpp10p and mediates interactions of Imp4p and Mpp10p with U3 snoRNA; GO_component: GO:0030686 - 90S preribosome [Evidence IDA] [PMID 12150911]; GO_component: GO:0034457 - Mpp10 complex [Evidence IDA] [PMID 17515605]; GO_component: GO:0005622 - intracellular [Evidence IEA]; GO_component: GO:0005730 - nucleolus [Evidence IEA]; GO_component: GO:0005634 - nucleus [Evidence IEA]; GO_component: GO:0030529 - ribonucleoprotein complex [Evidence IEA]; GO_component: GO:0032040 - small-subunit processome [Evidence IDA] [PMID 12068309]; GO_component: GO:0032040 - small-subunit processome [Evidence IMP] [PMID 12242301]; GO_function: GO:0003723 - RNA binding [Evidence IEA,IEA]; GO_function: GO:0019843 - rRNA binding [Evidence IEA,IEA]; GO_function: GO:0030515 - snoRNA binding [Evidence ISS] [PMID 10409734]; GO_function: GO:0030515 - snoRNA binding [Evidence IDA] [PMID 15489263]; GO_process: GO:0006364 - rRNA processing [Evidence IEA]; GO_process: GO:0006364 - rRNA processing [Evidence TAS] [PMID 10690410]; GO_process: GO:0042254 - ribosome biogenesis [Evidence IEA]; GO_process: GO:0042254 - ribosome biogenesis [Evidence TAS] [PMID 11087857]), with amino-acid sequence MVRKLKHHEQKLLKKVDFLDWKEDGGHRDAQVMRMYHIQNRDDYVKYNKICGNIRQLAHKLSQLHSHDPVRLKHEELLLEKLFNMGIFPPTGKPKVSDLENKVTVSAFCRRRLPVVMCRLRMAQNISEATQFVEQGHVRVGPQVVTDSAFLVTRNMEDFVTWVDSSKIKRNIMKYRNEIDDFNLM
- the MRPL6 gene encoding mitochondrial 54S ribosomal protein YmL16 (Mitochondrial ribosomal protein of the large subunit; GO_component: GO:0005622 - intracellular [Evidence IEA]; GO_component: GO:0005762 - mitochondrial large ribosomal subunit [Evidence IPI] [PMID 12392552]; GO_component: GO:0005762 - mitochondrial large ribosomal subunit [Evidence IDA] [PMID 9151978]; GO_component: GO:0005739 - mitochondrion [Evidence IEA,IEA]; GO_component: GO:0005739 - mitochondrion [Evidence IDA] [PMID 16823961]; GO_component: GO:0030529 - ribonucleoprotein complex [Evidence IEA]; GO_component: GO:0005840 - ribosome [Evidence IEA,IEA]; GO_function: GO:0003723 - RNA binding [Evidence IEA]; GO_function: GO:0019843 - rRNA binding [Evidence IEA,IEA]; GO_function: GO:0003735 - structural constituent of ribosome [Evidence IEA]; GO_function: GO:0003735 - structural constituent of ribosome [Evidence IPI] [PMID 12392552]; GO_function: GO:0003735 - structural constituent of ribosome [Evidence IDA] [PMID 9151978]; GO_process: GO:0032543 - mitochondrial translation [Evidence IC] [PMID 12392552]; GO_process: GO:0032543 - mitochondrial translation [Evidence IC] [PMID 9151978]; GO_process: GO:0006412 - translation [Evidence IEA]) produces the protein MSVYRSLTPILRLFVNSPSKANALPSLSRSFSACSMNLSNIGNMPIVLPEGVKLSVEPKKIDDVSLFRMKLEDQRGGKPKIHITKTATITGPNGTVKVDLADFVQVEPSAESSEKIHVSVVNSDKRHQKQMWGTSRSLISNGVVGVSEGHLSIVKFVGTGFRAILEKTKEGREQLSLRVGYCVPIVIKIPKDIKVTVPLPHRLIIEGVDKQRVKQLAAKIRKHRPPEPYKGKGIFVDGETIKLKQRKIK